The genomic stretch AAATATCAACGATATCACGATAAAGATAAGAtaagaaaaacaaagagCATTGTCTTGTATAGCTGTCTATTCATTTACACGTCCTTCTAAGGTGAAAAAGTTGATAGTTTGGTTGGTCACACTATCATTAAAACCTAACCTGGttaattaataaacttttaaaacaaaatctaatttttttttttcgtttcaGTAAATCTTCctctttattgtttgtagCCATTCAAGAGTAAAATTAGCtaaaaaaaacccaaaaaGCCATGTGGCACATGGTATTATtgagaaagagagaaagaagatTCCACAAAACCAGAAGCAAAGTAATTTTTAATGTATGACTTACTAAAGCTGACaaactgaaaaattgaaattgcGAGAGAAACGTGGGCCACGGTTTTGAATACATGAGAAGTAATTAACTACATTTCAACTATTTTGCAAATTAATACAGGTCAAACAAATTAACAAAAACTCGGTCCTACCATAGTGCAAACTTTGAAGGGAGCCTAACCGAGCAATATTGATCTAAAAACTTTTAAACctatcaaaaaaagaaaccttaatttattttgtctTGGCCAAACCCCATCAAATGTGTCAAAACacaaattatattatttcttaGCTATGTGAATTGTTGGTACCTCTgggatttgatttttaaCGATTCAAGATATCACTACtggatttttttgattggGCTTTCTTGTTGGTGATGGTTCTTATTTTCCCTTATTAAGCAACACAGTAAATGCCGTATTGACTTTGGTAGCGTGATCacattttgttgatgatgtgACCTATTACCGGCAATAGCTTTGCATATTTTTTACACCCGAAACATCATTGGCTAATCATTAGATTATACGGCATTGAtacttacttacttacaAACTCATCACGTTCCATGGATATTGGTTTCCAAATAACAAAACTTTATGTACGATTTGTGGTACAAACCccgaaatttttttttctagcATCTTCTATGGATGCACTTTTTTTCTCCCCCTATTTACGTTTTGATGTAGGCTTTGCTGTAAATACCGAGCATACGTAATCAATCAGGTGATGACTTTTCAAATCTATCTTATTAAACATGGTTTTGCATTGTAggaaaagtttttttttgcagcTCGTTGTGTTGTTTTTGTCTTATAAATCTTTATAGGCTAATCATTTTAAAATCCACTGGTTCTGCAACTTGTCTTAAGTTGTGTTTTTTTGCCCTATTGTGTCTCAGGGCCAAAAGAGAAATAAAAAGCTAAAATTCCTTGAAGAAGTAAAAAGTGTATAATTCATTTACCCGGAATCAACCCCGCTTTATTTAGTTCTAactaaaaagaataatGTAATTACCAATACATTCATGtatatatcaatatttaattgttcATACATTATAGCTAATCGTTATTCAACACTTTACAAATGtggataaaaaaaagaacaataaATATGTATGTTTATATCGTATATCTCCGCAATTTAAAAACCACAATCTTCTAAAAAACGAACCACAGCTCTTAAAAAATAGCAAgaatttaacaaaaaaataaaacaacgactattaataattaaacAGATGAAAGGAAAAAGTACGAGCTATAGAGTCCTGataagaaatgaaaaacaaaaccacTCTTGGTATTTAGGCTAATTTTTGACCAACTTCGATAGTTTCACTAATTTTTTCAGCTGAATCAGTATCTttaacaacatcaacatcaacagaACTGCTGTCTTCACCTAATTTACTGACATCAAATCCATTCTTTCGTAAGTACTCAACAAACTCTTTATCTTCTCTATTAATGGCATCTTGTCCAACATGAGGACACAAAAAGAATGTCAATAAGGCACTGAAAATACATAACCCTGAGGAAAGATAAAATGGAACCTGTAATTCCAAATCGGGGTTAGTTTTACTAGCGTATCTTCTTTGGATAGCAGGGAAAATCCATGTTCCAACAAAAGCACCAATTTTACCCATAGCAGCAGCAATACCGTAATATTGACCTCTGATTGGAGTAGCTGATGTTTTGGAAGCTAACAATCCAATGTTACCGCCAGGACCAAATTCACCCAATGTAGCAAATATACCGAAAACAACTGTGAATGCAGCTACTTGTTTTCTTAACCCGTTCAAACAAGCTGACATAATAAACCCAATAATTCCTTGCAATCCAACCCCAATGGCCAATGTCAATCTTGGACCGAGGTAATCAGCAGAAAAGGCACCAAGGAAAGAACCTGGAATATAGAACAAGTTGAACACAACAGACCATCCCCATTGTTGCCATAATGGAGCATCAGGGATAATTTGGCCCAAAATAATGGCATTAAATGTACCAAATGAATAAACTGAAAAGTTATAAATGAACCAAATCATAGACACAATAGTTAATCTAAACCAATAAAATTTAACAATTAACCACCATGGATAATCTCTGTATCTGACATTTTTCATatgtaatttttcaaatgaagTTGAatctttcattttcaatctAATAAAAAACAAGGCAGTTGGAAGAATGGCACCTAATCCAATCGAAACTCTCCATAATGCTCTTAAATGTTTTTCAGTGAAAATCCACAATAACACAAATGGGACAAACgcagaaacaacaaatccaaaatcaatcatAAACCCTGTGAACCAAATGAAATATCTATTTCTTTTACCAGCAGGCAATTGATTAGCAAATTCCGAGGCAATGACAGAAGACGTTGGATACTCGGCCCCAATAGCCACACCTAAACAAAATCTCCAAACAGTAAGACATGCAAAAAATCCTTGAATAGTAGTACCCCAAGATCCCACAGCACATAATAAAGTGAAAGCAATCAACATGATATTAGCTGTCATCATCCCACCTTTTCTAGCTACTCGATCAGAAATATATCCAAAACTCAATTGTCCAACAACAGTACCAACAAATCCAATTGATCCAATATTACTAATGgcatttgattttgtgaATTCATCACCataaagaatttttaaacATGCCATAACAATACCAATAGAATTATTGACATACCCATCGGCAAATAACCCAGCTCCGGAGGCAAATGCCGGccataaattatttaatttgacTTTGGTTTCTTTAGTAACATCTTCATCAGGTTGGAAATCTTCATCGACTAATTGTTGagaatttttattaataatgatttcttctttaagGTGTTTAATCCATCCAAAGGCAAGATCATTGAGTGAATGAGGTAAATCTCTAGAAGCCatgttattatttgtttgacTTGTTAGGGTTCTCTAGTGTTTGTATAGAGAGCtgaaataatatttttaaaagaaaaattcaaaaaggATATCAGCTCTCATATTTATACgtcttttttgaaaaaaagtaCAAGAAAATCAGTACTATCATCCTGGTATTTTTACATAACCATAAACTTGGAATTGTTCACGATACGTAATTAAAAAAGCGTGTTACATGTAGTGAAAGATTGCATTTGATGTTAAAGTACTAATTTTGGGattgttgtaatttaattctgttgtttttttttttcttg from Candida albicans SC5314 chromosome 5, complete sequence encodes the following:
- the GIT2 gene encoding Git2p (Putative glycerophosphoinositol permease; fungal-specific; repressed by alpha pheromone in SpiderM medium; Hap43-repressed; Spider biofilm induced), translated to MASRDLPHSLNDLAFGWIKHLKEEIIINKNSQQLVDEDFQPDEDVTKETKVKLNNLWPAFASGAGLFADGYVNNSIGIVMACLKILYGDEFTKSNAISNIGSIGFVGTVVGQLSFGYISDRVARKGGMMTANIMLIAFTLLCAVGSWGTTIQGFFACLTVWRFCLGVAIGAEYPTSSVIASEFANQLPAGKRNRYFIWFTGFMIDFGFVVSAFVPFVLLWIFTEKHLRALWRVSIGLGAILPTALFFIRLKMKDSTSFEKLHMKNVRYRDYPWWLIVKFYWFRLTIVSMIWFIYNFSVYSFGTFNAIILGQIIPDAPLWQQWGWSVVFNLFYIPGSFLGAFSADYLGPRLTLAIGVGLQGIIGFIMSACLNGLRKQVAAFTVVFGIFATLGEFGPGGNIGLLASKTSATPIRGQYYGIAAAMGKIGAFVGTWIFPAIQRRYASKTNPDLELQVPFYLSSGLCIFSALLTFFLCPHVGQDAINREDKEFVEYLRKNGFDVSKLGEDSSSVDVDVVKDTDSAEKISETIEVGQKLA